AGAACTACGCTCTCTTTATCAACAAGGTAATTGAACGAAAAAAGGTGGAAAGAAACAATTTAACACCTGAGCAACTAAAGGAAGAAATTAAGCAGCTAAAAATTCTTTTAGAAGCAACCGATGTTACTACTTCTGAAGAAGTGCTATCGATTCCGGATATTAAAGTGTTCAAGATTATCGTATCACACGAAGATGGACCTACTTATTTCAAACCTATTCGTGAGCATATCAATCAAGTGCATCCAAATCTCGTGGTCACTTCCGCATTTTATACCGATTTGGAAATTAACCATAAAGATGCACAAAAAGGCATTGCTGTTGCCCACTACGCCGAAACACTTGGATTATCCATGAAACAAACTTTTGCTATCGGCGATAATTTTAATGATGTTTCGATGATTCATGATGCTGGAATCGGTGTTGCGATGGGAAATGCTCCAGAGGCAGTTAAAGCTGTTGCTGATTTTGTGACAGACACCAATGTTAACGGCGGTGTGGCAAAAGCGATTTGGCGTGTCCTTGAAGAAGAAAAATAATGATGATTCTCTTCTCTTTTATTAGAGAAGAGATTTTTTATTCATCGACTGCTATGTTATATAATGTAACATGAGATGAGAGTTGATTTTTGCATTTTCAGAAAATCTTCCATATAATGGAAAAACCTTTTACATAAGGTAGATTTGGAGGAATATGTATGAACATAAAGAAATTTAGCTTGGGAGCTGTTCTAGTCACTCTATTGATGACTCTTCTATCCCTCGTTTCTCCGACAAATTCTGTAAAAGCAGAAACTAAAAAATATGTAATCGCAACAGATATTACATTCGCACCATTTGAATACCAAGATACAAATGGTGAATATGTCGGAATTGATATTGAATTAATGAAGAGTATCGCAGAGGCTGAAGGCTTCGAAGTAGAATTTAAGGCTCTTGGCTTTAATGCAGCTGTTCAAGCCCTAGAAGCTGGACAAGTAGACGCTGTTATGGCTGGAATGGGAATTACTGATGAACGTAAACAAAAATTCAACTTCACAGATAGTTACTATGACAGCGGAATCGGAATGGGAGTTTCAAAAAACTCTGACATCACAAGCCTTTCTGATTTAAAAGGAAAAAAAGTTGCCGTTAAATTAGGAACACAAGGTGCCACTTATGCTGAATCTATCAAGAGTAAATATGGCTTTACAATCACAACTTTTGAAGATTCATCAAGTATGTACCAAGATGTAATGGTAGGAAACAGCGACGCTTTATTTGAAGACTATCCAGTACTTGCCTACTCAATCACATCAAACAACTTACCTTTAAAAATGACAGACCATAACGAAAACAAAACAGAATATGGTGTTGCTGTGAATAAAGGTGAAAATGCTGAATTGATCGCTGCTTTCAACAATGGTTTGAAAAAACTAAAAGAAAGTGGTAAGTATGATGAAATCATCAACAAATACACTACGAATGCTAATGAAAACACAGAAGCAACAAGCATTCTAGGCTTAATTAAAACAAACTGGAAAACTCTTGCAACTGGTTTATGGAATACGATTGTATTAACGGTTGTTGCTTTAATCTTTGCAAGTTTAATCGGTATTATCTTCGGTTTAATTAAAACAAGCCAAAACAGTATCGTTCAAGCAATCGCAGGATTTTACATTGATACCATCCGCGGTGTACCGTTAATTGTATTAACGTTCTTCATCTACTTTGGAATTCCACAAGCCTTCGATATTACGATGCAACCATTCGTAGCAGGTGTTATCACCTTAAGCTTGAATGCTTCCGCTTATATCGCAGAAATTATCCGTGGGGGTATCCAAGCAGTTGATAAAGGCCAATACGAAGCTTGCATGAGTTTAGGTCTACCATATTCAAAAAGCATGCAAAAAGTTATCTTGCCGCAAGCGATTCGAATTATGGTTCCTTCATTCATCAACCAATTCGTTATCACATTGAAGGACACTTCTATCCTTTCAATTATCGGTATCGCCGAATTAACACAAACAGGTAAAGTCATCATCGCTCGTAACTTACAATCAAGTCAAATGTGGTTAATCGTCGGCGTGATGTACTTAATCGTAATTGTTCTATTAACGAAACTTTCAGCTCACTTAGAAAGGAATTTAAAATAATGGCTATTATCGAAGTTCAAAAACTACAAAAGAAATATGGCAACTTAGAAGTATTAAAATCCATCGACCTTTCTATTGAGGAAGGCGAAGTCGTTTGTATTATCGGACCTTCTGGTTCTGGTAAATCAACTTTTCTTCGTTGTTTAAACCGTCTTGAAAAAATTAATAGCGGTCATATCATCATTGACGGTCATGATTTAACAGATAAGAAAACTAACTTAAATAAAGTTCGTGAGGAAATCGGAATGGTGTTCCAACACTTTAACCTCTTTCCTCACCTAAGCGTTCTAGAAAATATCATACTTGCCCCAGTAGAATTAGGTCGTGAGACAAAGGAAGCTGCCACAGAACATGCGATGGAACTACTTGGCATGGTAGGACTTGCAGATAAAGCGAATGTCTCTCCTAAATCACTTTCAGGTGGTCAAAAACAACGTGTGGCTATTGCCCGTGCGCTTGCAATGAAACCAAAAATGTTATTATTCGATGAACCAACTTCAGCACTCGACCCTGAGATGGTTGGGGATGTATTAGAAGTAATGCAAAACCTAGCTAAAGAAGGGATGACAATGGTCGTGGTAACACACGAGATGGGATTTGCGCGTGAGGTTAGCGATCGCGTTATCTTTATGGATGGTGGTTATATCATCGAAGAAGGAACTCCTGCGGAAGTGTTTGGTAACCCACAAAACGAACGTACTCAAAACTTCTTAAATAAAGTCCTTCACTAAAATTAAATATCAAATAGTAACGATCTTACTCCAAAGCACTTGGAATAAGATCGTTTTTTTGAGAAGAAAAAAACACTTCCTACATCGGTATGACAACCACACTGATGCAGGAAGTGTTTTAAAATTTTATCTATTAAAATCCGTAATACTTACTCTTTATCTTCTTTTGGTAATAATACTTTACGTGATAAGTTAATACGTCCTTGTCCGTCGATTTCGATAACTTTAACCGTTACTTTATCGCCTAGAGCTAGTACATCTTCTACTTTACCAACGCGTTCGTGCGCTAATTCAGAAATATGAACTAATCCATCTTTTCCTTTAGCAATTTCAACGAATGCACCGAATTTTTCGATACGGCGCACTGTTCCTTCGTATACTTGTCCAACTTCGATTTCACGTGTTAAATCTTCGATGATTTCTTTTGCACGTTGAATCATAGCAGCATCTGTAGAAGCAATTGATACGTGACCTTCTTGGTCGATATCGATTTTAACGCCTGTTTCGTCAATGATAGAGTTGATTGTTTCCCCGCCACGTCCGATAACCACTTTAATCTTATCAGGGTGGATAGAAATCATTTCAATCTTAGGTGCATATGGGCTTAACTCTTTACGAGGTTCAGCAATTGTTGAAGTTAATTCTTCAAGGATTTCAAAGCGTGCTTTCTTCGCTTGTGTTAGGGCTTCACGTAAGATTTGTTCTGTAATCCCTTGAATCTTAATATCCATTTGAAGAGCTGTAATACCGTCTTTAGTTCCTGCCACTTTAAAGTCCATGTCTCCTAAGTGGTCTTCTAACCCTTGGATATCTGTTAAGACTGTATAGTTTGTACCGTCAGAAATAAGACCCATCGCGATACCTGCTACAGGTGCTTTAATTGGCACACCGGCAGCCATCAATGCTAATGTTCCCGCACAAATACTTGCTTGAGAAGAAGAACCATTTGATTCTAATACTTCGGATACAAGACGGATTGTGTATGGGAAGTCTTCTGGACTTGGAATCACTTGTTTCAATGCACGTTCCCCTAGTGCACCGTGACCAATTTCACGACGACCTGGGCTACCAGCACGACCAACTGAACCTACAGAGAATTGTGGGAAGTTGTAGTGGTGAATGAATCGTTTTCCTTCTTCAATTCCTAAACCATCAATCACTTGATATTCTCCAAGAGGTGCAAGTGTTGCTGAAGTTAATGCTTGCGTTTGTCCACGAGTGAATAAACCTGAACCGTGAACCCGAGGTAATAAGTCGATTTCTGAAGATAATGGACGAATTTCGTCAATCTTACGACCATCAGGACGTACTTTTTCTTCAGTAATTAAACGACGTACTTCGTCTTTTTCTAAATTATCGACTAATTGAGAAACTTGTTTTAGAAGTCCAGCTTTTTCATCATTTTCTTCTAAGACAGCTTCGAAGTGCTCGATAGCTGTTTCTTTTACTTTTTCAATGTTTGCTTCACGCGCTAATTTTTCTTGTGTTTGAATCGCGTGAACCATGGCTTGGCTGAATAAATCTTTTACTTGTGCTTCGATAGCTGGGTCGAATGAAAGTAAAGTCACTTCCATTTTTTCTTTACCGACTTCGCGAACGATTTCTTCTTGGAAAGCCACTAATTTTTTGATTTCTTCGTGACCAAATAATAATGCTCCAAGCATATCTTCTTCGTTCACTTCTTTAGCTGAACTTTCTACCATGTTGATAGCAGTTGCAGTACCAGCTACAGATAATTCGATATCTGAGTTATCTTTTTGTTCAGTAGTTGGGTTAATCACGTATTCACCGTTTACACGACCTACGTCTACCCCAGCAATTGGTCCATCAAATGGAATATCTGAAATACATAATGCTAATGAAGAACCAAACATTGCAGCCATTTCTGGTGGGCAGTTAGGATCTACTGACATTACCGTATTTGTGATTTGTACTTCGTTACGGAAACCTTCCGCAAACATTGGACGAATTGGACGGTCAATAAGACGCGCTGTAAGAGTAGCATGTTCGCTTGGGCGACCTTCACGTTTGATAAAACCTCCAGGGATTTTACCAGCAGCATACATTTTTTCTTCATAGTTTACTGTTAACGGGAAGAAATCTGTATCTTTTGCTTGTTTTGTACCAACAGCCGCTGTTAAAACAACAGTATCACCGTAACGTACTAACACTGCACCATTGGCTTGCTTTGCTAATTGGCCGATTTCAACTTGTAATTGACGTCCGCCCCAGTTATAGCTAAAAACTTTCTTTTCTGACATAACTAATCTCCTTTTCTCTTATTTACGTATCCTCCAGACCTACTTTTAGAAATGAAAACGTTCGACGCGTTCGAGCGCTTTTATTTCTAAAGTAAGGTGACTCCAGAAGATACAAAGTTTGTCATACAGAGTCATTTTACCATAACTGCCCATTAAGTACTATTTTTTTGTAAACAAAAAACGAGTGAGTTATTCTCTTTTCTAGAGAATAAACTCACTCATCTTACTATTGTTATTTACGAATGAAGAAATTAAAGAGTGACTACATTTCCTTGTTCGAAAATAGTGAATTCTTTTGTTTCTAGGTTTGCTTCAAGACGTGCTTCGGCAGCACCAGAAGCATCTTTACGTGTAATCACGATTGTGTTTTCAGTTGGAGTTTCTACTTCAAAAGAACCTTCTAAATCAAACGCTTTTGATGTATTTCTAAAGCGTAATAAGTTGATTAGTTTTTTCACGACTGGACGTTCTACTTCACGGTCGATTTCTTCTAAAGTGTAATAATGACGGTTGATGTTGCGACCTTCTTTTGAAGATTCTAATAACTCGATGTCATTTTCTCCAGCAAGTAATCCCACGTAGTAAATTTGTGGAATACCAGGCGCAAAACATTGCAACACACGTGATAATAAGTAACTTGCATCATCATTTCCTAAAGCACTGTAGTATGTGCTGTTAATTTGATAGATATCTAAGTTATTGTACTTTTCACTTGAGTAGATTCGTTTTACGTTGGC
This Granulicatella adiacens ATCC 49175 DNA region includes the following protein-coding sequences:
- a CDS encoding Cof-type HAD-IIB family hydrolase, which translates into the protein MIKLFASDMDGTLLTNHVEIHKNNVKAIRKLQKLGKHFIVCTGRDYLQANFALEQANLHLPVIAMNGAQIFDKKHDIIWEVTIPHDTVYTLLDYFDSIDLDWQLVTSEGNFRKNYALFINKVIERKKVERNNLTPEQLKEEIKQLKILLEATDVTTSEEVLSIPDIKVFKIIVSHEDGPTYFKPIREHINQVHPNLVVTSAFYTDLEINHKDAQKGIAVAHYAETLGLSMKQTFAIGDNFNDVSMIHDAGIGVAMGNAPEAVKAVADFVTDTNVNGGVAKAIWRVLEEEK
- a CDS encoding amino acid ABC transporter substrate-binding protein/permease, which gives rise to MNIKKFSLGAVLVTLLMTLLSLVSPTNSVKAETKKYVIATDITFAPFEYQDTNGEYVGIDIELMKSIAEAEGFEVEFKALGFNAAVQALEAGQVDAVMAGMGITDERKQKFNFTDSYYDSGIGMGVSKNSDITSLSDLKGKKVAVKLGTQGATYAESIKSKYGFTITTFEDSSSMYQDVMVGNSDALFEDYPVLAYSITSNNLPLKMTDHNENKTEYGVAVNKGENAELIAAFNNGLKKLKESGKYDEIINKYTTNANENTEATSILGLIKTNWKTLATGLWNTIVLTVVALIFASLIGIIFGLIKTSQNSIVQAIAGFYIDTIRGVPLIVLTFFIYFGIPQAFDITMQPFVAGVITLSLNASAYIAEIIRGGIQAVDKGQYEACMSLGLPYSKSMQKVILPQAIRIMVPSFINQFVITLKDTSILSIIGIAELTQTGKVIIARNLQSSQMWLIVGVMYLIVIVLLTKLSAHLERNLK
- a CDS encoding amino acid ABC transporter ATP-binding protein → MAIIEVQKLQKKYGNLEVLKSIDLSIEEGEVVCIIGPSGSGKSTFLRCLNRLEKINSGHIIIDGHDLTDKKTNLNKVREEIGMVFQHFNLFPHLSVLENIILAPVELGRETKEAATEHAMELLGMVGLADKANVSPKSLSGGQKQRVAIARALAMKPKMLLFDEPTSALDPEMVGDVLEVMQNLAKEGMTMVVVTHEMGFAREVSDRVIFMDGGYIIEEGTPAEVFGNPQNERTQNFLNKVLH
- the pnp gene encoding polyribonucleotide nucleotidyltransferase, translated to MSEKKVFSYNWGGRQLQVEIGQLAKQANGAVLVRYGDTVVLTAAVGTKQAKDTDFFPLTVNYEEKMYAAGKIPGGFIKREGRPSEHATLTARLIDRPIRPMFAEGFRNEVQITNTVMSVDPNCPPEMAAMFGSSLALCISDIPFDGPIAGVDVGRVNGEYVINPTTEQKDNSDIELSVAGTATAINMVESSAKEVNEEDMLGALLFGHEEIKKLVAFQEEIVREVGKEKMEVTLLSFDPAIEAQVKDLFSQAMVHAIQTQEKLAREANIEKVKETAIEHFEAVLEENDEKAGLLKQVSQLVDNLEKDEVRRLITEEKVRPDGRKIDEIRPLSSEIDLLPRVHGSGLFTRGQTQALTSATLAPLGEYQVIDGLGIEEGKRFIHHYNFPQFSVGSVGRAGSPGRREIGHGALGERALKQVIPSPEDFPYTIRLVSEVLESNGSSSQASICAGTLALMAAGVPIKAPVAGIAMGLISDGTNYTVLTDIQGLEDHLGDMDFKVAGTKDGITALQMDIKIQGITEQILREALTQAKKARFEILEELTSTIAEPRKELSPYAPKIEMISIHPDKIKVVIGRGGETINSIIDETGVKIDIDQEGHVSIASTDAAMIQRAKEIIEDLTREIEVGQVYEGTVRRIEKFGAFVEIAKGKDGLVHISELAHERVGKVEDVLALGDKVTVKVIEIDGQGRINLSRKVLLPKEDKE